In Bradyrhizobium sp. 170, the DNA window CGAGAAGGCTTCGAAGATCTTTCTGATCGCCCCTAACCGATACCCGGTCTCCTCCTCCGCTTCAGCGCGGATCCGCACCTCGGGCGCTTCGCCGTCCAACACGCCGGCCGCAGCCTCGATCAGGAGGTCGTCGTAGCCGTTGACATAGACCGGATAGCGAAACTGGCGCACCAGTATCACGGTGCGCTGCGCAAGATTGTACGGCAACACCGTGGCGCAGTTGCCGCGGTCATAGGTCTCTCGGAATTGCGTCTGCCACTCGCCACTGGCGCGGCGATATTCGAACGTGGTTTTGTTCAGCAGGTAGTAATCGTCGGAGAGGATCTCGACGTTCTTAACGCGGACGCGATCGGAGATGGTCATGGCTGCCTGTTCGTTTGGAAACTACGGCGTCGGCTCGCGGCCGTCGAGCCATTTGGCGAAGGTCACGGTCTGCTGG includes these proteins:
- a CDS encoding GDP-mannose pyrophosphatase — translated: MTISDRVRVKNVEILSDDYYLLNKTTFEYRRASGEWQTQFRETYDRGNCATVLPYNLAQRTVILVRQFRYPVYVNGYDDLLIEAAAGVLDGEAPEVRIRAEAEEETGYRLGAIRKIFEAFSSPGSVTEKLHFFVAEYDPSMRVGSGGGLTDEGEDIEVLELPINSALAMISDGRIVDAKTIMLLQYAALHIFK